The following are from one region of the Hydrogenimonas sp. SS33 genome:
- the pgm gene encoding phosphoglucomutase (alpha-D-glucose-1,6-bisphosphate-dependent), with product MKKRRTTKSRRMKMRDPLAGKPVPRERLIDVPELISDYYEKKPDPVVASERVVFGTSGHRGSAVKKSFNENHVLAITQAVCEYRKAMGYEGPLYIGKDSHALSTPAQMTAVRVCAANGVDVRIAAGGEYTPTPLVSFAILEHNKKGEATADGIVITPSHNPPEDGGFKYNPPNGGPADTDVTAKIQSRANEIMEKGLQDVKAVDYETALAGSHVEAFDYISPYVEALGQIVDMEAVKRAGLHMAAAPLGGSSLGVYKKIKEVYGLDLDIIDPYIDPTFSFMTLDHDGKIRMDCSSPWAMASLVALKERYDLAFGNDTDADRHGIVTPKGGLMNPNHFLSVAIWYLFKHRFAWPASLKVGKTVVSSSMIDRVAASLGKEVYEVPVGFKWFVDGLYEGWLGFGGEESAGAAYLRRDASVWTTDKDGIIMTMLAAEIRAVTGRDPADIYADFERAFGKAYYARIDAPASREQKAKLKALSPSDITAETLAGEKITGIFTEAPGNGAPIGGLKLVTENGWAAMRPSGTEDIYKIYAESFLSPDHLKEIQAEAQKIVQSVIGHL from the coding sequence GTGAAAAAGAGAAGAACGACGAAGAGCAGGAGGATGAAAATGCGTGATCCGTTGGCAGGCAAACCGGTACCCAGAGAGAGGTTGATCGATGTGCCGGAACTGATAAGCGACTATTACGAAAAAAAGCCCGACCCGGTGGTGGCGTCGGAACGGGTCGTTTTCGGTACCTCCGGTCACCGCGGCAGCGCCGTGAAAAAGAGTTTCAACGAAAACCATGTCCTGGCCATCACCCAGGCGGTCTGCGAGTATCGCAAAGCCATGGGGTACGAAGGCCCCCTTTATATCGGGAAAGACAGTCACGCCCTCTCCACGCCTGCCCAGATGACCGCCGTCAGGGTCTGTGCCGCCAACGGGGTCGATGTGCGCATCGCCGCCGGCGGAGAGTACACCCCCACGCCGCTGGTCTCTTTCGCCATTCTCGAACACAACAAAAAAGGGGAAGCGACGGCGGACGGCATCGTCATCACCCCCTCCCACAACCCGCCCGAAGACGGCGGCTTCAAATACAACCCTCCAAACGGCGGCCCGGCGGATACCGACGTGACGGCGAAAATCCAGTCCCGGGCCAATGAAATCATGGAGAAGGGGTTGCAGGATGTAAAAGCGGTCGACTACGAGACCGCCCTGGCGGGCTCCCATGTGGAAGCGTTCGACTACATCTCCCCCTATGTGGAAGCACTGGGGCAGATTGTCGATATGGAAGCGGTCAAGAGGGCGGGTCTGCATATGGCGGCCGCTCCGCTGGGCGGCTCTTCGCTGGGAGTCTACAAAAAGATCAAAGAGGTTTACGGCCTCGACCTCGACATCATCGACCCCTATATCGACCCGACCTTCTCCTTCATGACGCTGGACCATGACGGCAAGATCCGCATGGACTGCTCCTCTCCCTGGGCGATGGCGTCGCTGGTGGCCCTGAAAGAGCGGTATGACCTGGCGTTCGGCAATGATACCGACGCCGACCGCCACGGCATCGTGACCCCAAAAGGGGGGCTCATGAACCCCAACCATTTCCTGAGTGTGGCCATCTGGTACCTCTTCAAACACCGATTCGCATGGCCCGCGAGCCTGAAAGTGGGGAAAACCGTCGTCAGCAGCTCCATGATCGACCGGGTCGCGGCATCGCTGGGCAAAGAGGTCTACGAAGTGCCCGTCGGCTTCAAATGGTTCGTCGACGGCCTTTACGAAGGGTGGCTCGGTTTCGGCGGCGAAGAGAGTGCGGGGGCGGCCTACCTGCGGCGGGACGCTTCCGTCTGGACCACCGACAAGGACGGCATCATCATGACGATGCTCGCGGCGGAGATTCGTGCCGTCACGGGGCGGGACCCCGCCGACATCTATGCCGATTTCGAGAGAGCCTTCGGAAAAGCCTACTATGCCCGCATCGACGCACCGGCGAGTCGGGAGCAGAAGGCGAAACTCAAAGCCCTCTCCCCCTCGGATATCACCGCAGAGACACTGGCGGGAGAGAAGATTACGGGTATTTTCACCGAAGCGCCGGGCAACGGTGCCCCCATCGGCGGTTTGAAGCTGGTGACGGAGAACGGGTGGGCCGCCATGCGACCCTCCGGGACCGAAGATATCTACAAGATCTATGCGGAGAGTTTCCTCTCTCCCGACCATTTGAAGGAGATTCAGGCCGAAGCGCAAAAGATCGTCCAGTCGGTTATAGGGCACCTCTAG
- a CDS encoding EI24 domain-containing protein → MQKINGYLIRSIRDILSWNVLRFAIFIGLPLMALWIWIGYELWEYAVAVTSMIISWIPFSIVKANGAEFIGFFIWFIMVLVSFAALTALIGPPILRTFKEKTYYLYTFTALMLLSVFWAWFMLIKWSYISAQLQKLLTELPFQTVADGIAWLFAFYLFYNGFILTLFLIISGFRKYFLEHIREKEYPHIPPISQRLRKSHHVRLVWDMLVFTVLSAIFFPLLFVPVANILVQLFLWGWLYRESYFLSTCTLYCKESDYLELRQHRLTIWSIALLTAMLNFLPVINIFAPFFAQIMFFHWIMEHRQAHQGHVVTAETMPQEKGEKEKNDEEQEDENA, encoded by the coding sequence ATGCAGAAAATCAACGGTTATCTCATACGGAGTATCCGCGACATACTCAGTTGGAATGTCCTGCGCTTTGCCATTTTCATAGGGTTGCCGTTGATGGCGCTCTGGATCTGGATAGGGTATGAACTCTGGGAGTACGCCGTCGCGGTCACGTCGATGATCATCAGTTGGATACCCTTCTCCATCGTCAAAGCCAACGGCGCGGAGTTTATCGGCTTTTTCATATGGTTTATCATGGTTCTGGTCTCCTTCGCCGCGCTCACGGCGCTGATCGGCCCTCCGATCTTGCGTACCTTCAAAGAGAAGACCTACTATCTCTACACCTTTACGGCTTTGATGCTGCTCTCGGTCTTCTGGGCCTGGTTCATGCTGATCAAATGGTCCTATATCAGTGCCCAGCTTCAGAAACTGCTGACCGAACTTCCCTTCCAGACCGTCGCCGACGGCATCGCCTGGCTCTTTGCTTTCTACCTTTTCTACAACGGTTTTATCCTGACCCTGTTTCTCATCATTTCCGGTTTCAGAAAATATTTTCTCGAACATATCCGGGAAAAAGAGTACCCCCATATTCCGCCGATTTCACAACGGCTCCGCAAAAGCCACCATGTACGACTGGTTTGGGATATGTTGGTTTTTACGGTTCTTTCCGCCATTTTCTTCCCGTTGCTGTTTGTTCCCGTCGCAAATATCCTGGTCCAGCTCTTCTTATGGGGATGGCTCTACCGTGAATCCTACTTCCTCAGTACCTGTACGCTTTACTGCAAAGAGAGCGACTACCTCGAACTGAGGCAGCACCGCCTCACCATCTGGTCCATCGCACTGCTGACGGCCATGCTCAACTTCCTTCCCGTCATCAACATTTTCGCCCCCTTCTTCGCCCAGATCATGTTCTTCCACTGGATCATGGAGCACAGGCAGGCGCATCAGGGGCATGTGGTAACCGCAGAAACGATGCCGCAGGAGAAGGGTGAAAAAGAGAAGAACGACGAAGAGCAGGAGGATGAAAATGCGTGA
- a CDS encoding magnesium transporter CorA family protein, which translates to MYIFSDRLYKRDEIELDDTKKQVIFTTLDNEDINNWLREHNFPETFIEDIHNEDQSIAYEENEKFKLAILKYFVKDEEDELLYHAQNIVIILTEKKFIFLAQDPRTIKAVTNKLYRRYKPTDSIEYIMYVVIDIMVDHTMTIIDLIDDRLEEIEDNIFDESIDENDVQKNLYFARRTLNRISKISVQHNDVINKIINHFPINVRKKLKYEFIDLKEHLSFLINESKSYLDRTGYLQNLMMGFLSNRMNQAMQRLAAISLIFLPLTFIVGNYGMNFKNMPELDWKYGYLAVWIINLAIAWFIFKWLKKKKWI; encoded by the coding sequence ATGTATATCTTTTCCGACCGCCTCTACAAACGGGATGAAATCGAACTGGACGATACCAAAAAACAGGTCATCTTCACTACACTTGACAATGAAGATATCAACAATTGGCTCAGGGAACACAACTTTCCCGAAACCTTTATCGAAGATATCCACAACGAAGACCAGAGTATCGCCTATGAAGAGAATGAAAAGTTCAAGCTGGCGATTTTGAAATATTTCGTCAAAGACGAAGAGGATGAACTGCTCTATCACGCCCAGAATATCGTCATCATTCTCACGGAAAAAAAATTCATCTTTCTCGCCCAGGATCCCAGGACGATCAAGGCGGTCACCAACAAACTCTACCGCCGCTACAAACCTACCGACAGCATCGAATATATCATGTACGTCGTCATCGACATCATGGTCGACCATACCATGACCATCATCGATCTCATCGACGACCGGCTGGAAGAGATCGAAGACAATATCTTCGACGAATCGATCGATGAGAACGATGTCCAGAAAAACCTCTATTTCGCCAGGCGGACACTCAACCGAATCAGCAAAATTTCCGTCCAGCACAACGATGTCATCAACAAAATCATCAACCACTTCCCCATCAATGTCCGAAAAAAGCTCAAATACGAATTCATTGACCTCAAGGAGCACCTCTCCTTTCTGATCAACGAGTCCAAGTCCTACCTGGACCGCACCGGATACCTCCAGAACCTGATGATGGGTTTTCTGAGCAACCGGATGAACCAGGCGATGCAACGGCTCGCTGCCATTTCACTCATCTTCCTACCCCTGACGTTCATCGTCGGCAACTACGGCATGAACTTCAAAAATATGCCCGAGCTCGACTGGAAATACGGCTACCTGGCCGTCTGGATCATCAACCTCGCCATCGCCTGGTTCATCTTTAAGTGGCTGAAAAAGAAAAAGTGGATATGA
- a CDS encoding OmpA family protein, which translates to MKKRIGALLLSVAAAGTLMAQDYTNSVTATVGGYSPMNKEFTDDALSLGARLGLIEGDTHGLELEYDFINNVDLDKSQGKGDTYGNQIFANYLYHFKDQSAKLRPYLLGGVGYENWTNSRLDDGGVGAVGAGIKYAVNEWLNLRAEVKDVIRFDDGGQSLAYTAGVMIPFGSVEKAAPVAAAAPLTNLDSDADGVIDSKDKCPHTPSGTVVDENGCPVTTDSDGDGVIDPLDNCPNSKTTQVDENGCPIDTDMDGVPDYLDQCPNTPKGFKVDKNGCTVGVTLHLNFPFNSAKIPASDMKKVERVAEFMKKHPDVTAKLKGYTDSIGSEAYNLKLSERRANAVKKALIKLGIDASRLSAKGYGEADPVASNDTPEGRAQNRRVEVVLVPGKGQ; encoded by the coding sequence ATGAAAAAGAGAATAGGAGCGCTGCTTCTCAGCGTTGCCGCGGCAGGTACGCTGATGGCGCAGGATTATACCAACTCCGTTACGGCTACTGTCGGCGGCTACAGTCCGATGAACAAGGAGTTTACGGACGATGCATTGAGCCTGGGAGCCCGCCTCGGACTTATCGAAGGCGACACACACGGCCTCGAGCTCGAATATGACTTCATCAACAATGTGGATCTTGACAAGAGTCAGGGCAAAGGCGACACATACGGCAACCAGATCTTCGCCAACTACCTCTACCACTTCAAGGACCAGAGTGCAAAACTGCGCCCCTATCTTCTGGGTGGCGTCGGTTACGAAAACTGGACCAACAGCCGGCTTGACGACGGCGGCGTAGGCGCTGTCGGTGCCGGTATCAAGTACGCCGTCAACGAGTGGCTGAACCTTCGCGCGGAAGTCAAAGATGTCATCCGTTTCGACGACGGCGGCCAGTCTCTCGCCTATACAGCGGGCGTGATGATTCCTTTCGGCAGCGTCGAAAAAGCGGCCCCCGTTGCCGCCGCTGCCCCGCTGACCAACCTCGACAGCGATGCTGACGGTGTCATCGACTCCAAAGACAAGTGTCCCCACACCCCGAGCGGCACGGTTGTCGACGAAAACGGATGTCCCGTGACAACCGACAGTGACGGAGACGGCGTGATCGACCCCCTCGACAACTGCCCCAACTCCAAAACGACACAAGTCGACGAAAACGGATGCCCCATCGATACCGACATGGACGGTGTGCCCGACTATCTCGACCAGTGCCCCAACACGCCCAAAGGCTTCAAAGTCGACAAAAACGGTTGTACGGTCGGTGTCACGCTCCATCTGAACTTCCCCTTCAATTCCGCCAAGATTCCGGCCAGCGATATGAAAAAAGTCGAACGTGTCGCTGAATTCATGAAAAAGCATCCTGATGTCACCGCCAAACTGAAAGGCTATACCGACAGCATCGGTTCCGAAGCCTACAACCTGAAGCTCTCCGAAAGACGTGCCAATGCGGTCAAGAAAGCCCTGATCAAACTCGGTATCGACGCTTCCCGCCTGAGCGCCAAAGGCTACGGTGAAGCCGATCCCGTCGCTTCCAACGATACACCTGAAGGACGCGCACAGAACCGCCGTGTCGAGGTTGTCCTCGTACCCGGCAAAGGTCAGTAA
- the mgtE gene encoding magnesium transporter: protein MDRTIEELSAEIERRIRLYQEGLDENAQAYEISELLEEVRQVSKARYLELLKALPEDLKAEVLSELSKNAQEEALEAIDAKELAEIIEEMDTDDAADIVQQIEEIDEEKAEEVLEEIDEEESKVLRELISYEEDEAGAYMQTELFKASENETVGESIRRLKELRKEGRVDNAYHVFIVDQHDRFLGMMPMEDLVLHGPNEIYRNVLDKEGALTVTVHPKDSIDKVIEVAGNYNMNVIPVVDDFGILLGRITADDIYDLMEKQATDQIYGMAGLQEESEESENIIEAGKSRAVWLGINLITAIAASIVIGFFDSTIQSIVALAVLMPIVASMGGNAGTQSLTVTVRQLALGDIDPTEAKRVIAKEVLLSLGNGLIYAVVMGVIAWVWFKMPMLGVVIGLSMVINLLVAGFFGATIPLVLRGLGIDPAVGSTVLLTTVTDVVGFFTFLGLASVILL, encoded by the coding sequence ATGGACCGCACCATTGAAGAACTCTCCGCGGAAATCGAACGGCGAATCCGCCTCTACCAAGAAGGCCTGGATGAGAATGCCCAGGCCTACGAAATTTCCGAACTGCTGGAAGAGGTCCGGCAGGTCAGCAAGGCCCGCTACCTCGAACTGCTCAAGGCACTTCCTGAGGACCTGAAGGCGGAGGTTCTCTCCGAACTTTCCAAAAACGCCCAGGAGGAGGCCCTCGAAGCGATCGACGCCAAGGAGCTGGCGGAGATCATCGAAGAGATGGACACCGACGACGCGGCCGATATCGTCCAGCAGATCGAAGAGATCGACGAGGAGAAGGCCGAAGAGGTTCTCGAAGAGATCGACGAGGAGGAGAGCAAGGTCCTGCGGGAGCTCATCAGCTACGAGGAGGACGAAGCGGGCGCCTATATGCAGACCGAACTCTTCAAAGCCTCCGAGAACGAAACGGTCGGCGAATCGATCCGCCGCCTCAAAGAGCTGCGCAAAGAGGGGCGGGTCGACAACGCCTACCACGTCTTCATCGTCGACCAGCACGACCGCTTCCTCGGAATGATGCCGATGGAGGACCTGGTGCTGCACGGCCCCAATGAAATCTACCGAAACGTTCTCGACAAAGAGGGGGCCCTGACCGTCACCGTCCATCCGAAAGATTCCATCGACAAAGTGATCGAAGTGGCGGGAAACTACAACATGAACGTCATCCCCGTCGTCGACGATTTCGGCATTTTGCTGGGACGGATCACCGCCGACGACATCTATGACCTGATGGAGAAGCAGGCAACCGACCAGATCTACGGCATGGCCGGGCTCCAGGAGGAGTCGGAAGAGAGTGAAAACATCATCGAGGCGGGAAAATCCCGGGCCGTCTGGCTCGGCATCAACCTTATCACCGCCATCGCCGCTTCCATCGTCATCGGTTTTTTCGACAGTACCATCCAGTCCATCGTCGCCCTGGCGGTGCTGATGCCCATCGTCGCCTCCATGGGAGGCAATGCCGGCACCCAGTCCCTGACCGTCACGGTACGCCAACTCGCCCTGGGCGACATCGACCCGACCGAAGCGAAGCGGGTCATCGCCAAAGAGGTGCTACTTTCTCTCGGAAACGGCCTCATCTACGCCGTTGTCATGGGCGTCATCGCCTGGGTCTGGTTCAAGATGCCGATGCTCGGCGTCGTCATCGGCCTATCGATGGTCATCAACCTGCTCGTCGCCGGCTTTTTCGGCGCGACCATCCCTCTGGTGCTGCGGGGTCTGGGCATCGACCCGGCAGTCGGCTCCACCGTTTTGCTGACCACCGTCACCGACGTGGTCGGTTTCTTCACCTTCCTGGGGCTGGCTTCCGTCATACTACTGTAG
- a CDS encoding zinc-dependent peptidase translates to MYYIALMQLFATLLALFLAWQAWGYFRRMWLWKKVQHRPLPPAIANTLKKIPHYRLLPDDLKRELHPRLLFFIETKQFMGVKIDVTDEMRATIAFYACLMVLKIPDECFDNLVTILIYPYDVVAKQVEAEGGIYREGAFVLEGQSVADTVVIAWNEAKRQAHHLWPHNVIVHELAHVLDFEDGMPDGVPPLQGALHRKWTQVLYRRFNDLKKKALANRDWGEYRIIGSYAAANEAEFFAVVSELFFQKPKTLKRHFPDIYDLLKSFYGLDTAAIFAELDEG, encoded by the coding sequence ATGTACTACATCGCCCTGATGCAGCTTTTCGCCACGCTTTTGGCACTCTTTCTGGCGTGGCAGGCGTGGGGCTACTTCAGGCGCATGTGGCTCTGGAAAAAGGTTCAACACAGGCCGCTGCCGCCTGCAATCGCAAATACTCTGAAAAAGATTCCCCACTACCGCCTGCTTCCCGACGACCTGAAAAGGGAGCTTCACCCCAGGCTTCTTTTTTTCATCGAAACGAAGCAGTTCATGGGCGTCAAGATCGACGTGACCGATGAAATGCGCGCGACGATCGCCTTCTATGCCTGCCTGATGGTGCTGAAGATCCCCGACGAGTGCTTCGACAATCTCGTGACGATACTCATCTACCCTTACGACGTGGTCGCGAAACAGGTGGAGGCGGAGGGGGGAATCTACCGGGAAGGCGCATTCGTGCTGGAGGGCCAGAGTGTGGCGGATACGGTGGTCATCGCATGGAACGAGGCGAAGCGCCAGGCGCACCATCTGTGGCCCCACAATGTCATCGTCCATGAGCTTGCCCATGTGCTCGACTTCGAAGACGGTATGCCTGACGGCGTGCCGCCGCTGCAGGGAGCGCTGCACCGAAAGTGGACCCAGGTCCTCTACAGACGCTTCAACGATCTCAAGAAAAAGGCGCTTGCCAACCGGGACTGGGGAGAGTACAGGATCATCGGCAGCTACGCCGCCGCCAACGAAGCGGAGTTTTTCGCCGTCGTCAGCGAACTTTTTTTCCAGAAGCCCAAAACCCTCAAGCGCCATTTCCCGGACATTTACGACCTTCTGAAATCTTTTTACGGCCTCGATACGGCGGCCATTTTTGCGGAGCTTGACGAAGGTTAG
- the mnmH gene encoding tRNA 2-selenouridine(34) synthase MnmH — translation MAAELFDDFRRIVLEGRPLIDVRAPVEFEKGAFPNAVNLPLMDDEERRLVGICYKQKGNEAAVKLGHELVSGEKKAQRVKAWCDFKRKHPDALLYCFRGGQRSQISQRWMEEAGCDIPRLKGGYKAFRRFLIEETERSYERFSPIVLAGRTGCGKTLLLEKLPHAVDLEGLANHRGSSFGRKITPQPSQIDFENALAYDLIRKVEKGYGHLVFEDEGKNVGRLYLPLSLYRYLENAPLAVLETPMPKRVAITFEEYVLKGQEAYAKMGFDDPLARWSEDMHAALDRIRKRLGGERHKEASALLREATLAQRNRGDMAKHELWIEYLLKHYYDPMYDYQIARRKERIVFRGEKEAMEAWLRERSRCTTSP, via the coding sequence TTGGCTGCAGAACTCTTCGACGATTTTCGCCGTATCGTGCTGGAGGGGCGGCCCCTCATCGATGTGCGGGCTCCCGTGGAGTTTGAAAAAGGGGCGTTCCCCAATGCCGTGAACCTGCCGCTGATGGATGACGAAGAGCGGAGGCTGGTCGGCATCTGCTACAAGCAGAAAGGAAACGAAGCGGCGGTGAAACTGGGGCACGAACTGGTCAGCGGCGAAAAAAAGGCCCAAAGGGTAAAGGCGTGGTGCGATTTCAAGCGAAAGCACCCTGATGCGCTGCTCTACTGCTTCAGGGGAGGGCAGCGCTCCCAGATTTCACAGCGCTGGATGGAGGAGGCGGGTTGCGACATACCCCGCCTCAAAGGGGGGTACAAAGCCTTCCGGCGCTTCCTCATCGAGGAGACGGAGCGTTCGTACGAGAGATTTTCCCCCATTGTCCTTGCCGGGCGGACGGGCTGCGGGAAGACGCTGCTTCTTGAAAAACTGCCCCATGCGGTGGACCTGGAGGGGCTGGCAAATCATAGAGGCTCCTCTTTTGGAAGGAAGATCACGCCGCAGCCGAGCCAGATCGATTTCGAAAATGCGCTGGCTTACGATCTCATCCGAAAAGTGGAGAAGGGGTATGGCCATCTCGTTTTCGAAGACGAAGGGAAAAACGTGGGCCGCCTCTATCTTCCGTTGAGTCTTTACCGTTATCTGGAGAACGCCCCCCTCGCCGTACTGGAGACACCGATGCCGAAGCGGGTCGCAATCACTTTCGAAGAGTATGTGCTCAAAGGGCAGGAAGCCTATGCGAAGATGGGGTTCGACGACCCTCTTGCGCGATGGTCGGAGGATATGCACGCCGCACTGGACCGCATACGAAAACGGCTGGGAGGGGAGCGTCATAAAGAGGCATCGGCCCTGCTTCGGGAGGCGACCCTGGCCCAGAGAAACCGCGGCGACATGGCGAAACATGAACTTTGGATCGAATACCTGCTGAAACACTACTACGACCCGATGTACGACTATCAGATTGCCCGGCGGAAGGAGCGCATCGTTTTTCGCGGGGAGAAAGAGGCGATGGAAGCGTGGCTCAGGGAGCGTTCGAGATGTACTACATCGCCCTGA